One window of the Candidatus Zixiibacteriota bacterium genome contains the following:
- the coaE gene encoding Dephospho-CoA kinase, translated as MLIGITGQIGSGKTEVARLFRKHRAFVISADKIGHDVVDNDPKVLGKLVAAFGQGIINSRGRLNRKQLAQIAFSSTRGKAKLDSIVHPPLLKELSRQVRNAQIRNKLVVVDAALLIEWGWHKKVDYLLVVLAPNRAKIARLMNKGYSQREAHSRLKSQLSARRYRQVADRVIYNNKSLAALEVQVKEIISALTKKG; from the coding sequence ATGCTCATCGGAATAACCGGTCAGATCGGTTCCGGGAAGACTGAAGTCGCCAGGCTTTTCCGCAAGCATCGGGCATTTGTCATTTCCGCCGACAAAATCGGACATGATGTCGTTGACAACGACCCCAAAGTCCTCGGAAAATTGGTCGCCGCTTTTGGTCAGGGAATTATTAATTCGCGCGGCCGCCTGAACCGGAAACAGCTGGCGCAAATCGCTTTTTCATCAACTCGCGGGAAGGCGAAACTTGATTCTATTGTCCATCCACCTCTTCTCAAAGAGTTATCTCGCCAGGTGAGGAACGCTCAAATAAGAAATAAACTGGTTGTTGTCGATGCTGCCCTACTGATTGAATGGGGCTGGCACAAAAAGGTCGATTATCTTTTGGTTGTGTTGGCTCCCAATCGGGCGAAAATTGCACGTCTGATGAATAAGGGGTATTCTCAGAGAGAGGCCCATAGCCGGCTTAAATCTCAGTTATCCGCAAGGCGATATCGTCAGGTCGCCGATAGAGTAATTTATAATAATAAATCTCTTGCTGCACTTGAAGTTCAAGTAAAAGAAATCATTTCCGCCTTGACCAAAAAGGGTTGA
- a CDS encoding Transketolase-like protein, producing the protein MPLLDSKTGKVIRDYTIEELKERANYMRGLDMISLCSAQSGHSGGTLSMMDILSCLYLKVARHDPKNPHWEDRDRIIWSAGHKAPALYISLAASGYFPEEELAKLRMLYAPFQGHPHRKDLAGVEISSGSLGQGFSVAVGNALAAKLDKKNYKVVAITSDGEHQEGSMWEAAMEAGNFKLNNLINIIDFNRLQIDGTVEEVQSIEPFADKYRAFKWDVIEIDGHNHEQILDALNKAWNSKEKPTLILARTIKGKGVSFMENVVGWHGKPPNKEEMTKALADLKLSDKFDINKFFSVGSEWQTKVEKRLEAKLPKFKKDYWWNKQSNMKVDMDPTRKGMGRALDEYGNDERIVCIGADISDSITISDFYKKHPERKNRWISVGVAEQGGTTVAVGLAKEGKIPVFGTYGVFSSARNLDQLRVSICYGDFNVLIVGAHGGVSVGPDGATHQELESLFQMCGLPNMNVAVPADSVETKKMTKAMLFDIVGPKYIRFAREATPIVSDENTPFKFGVANVYRFRGEKESFKDAFEVKLSTDYKSENEDLTIISCGPETPEALRAAWILKADYGLETRVINLHTVKPMDKQAVLKAAKETGAIITAEEHQVGGLGNQIAATVLEEMGSVGKSLPFGMVGVKNRFGESGLPWQLVKEFEVSAEYIADKARNLLNLK; encoded by the coding sequence ATGCCGCTCCTTGATTCCAAAACCGGGAAGGTTATTCGGGATTACACGATAGAAGAATTGAAAGAGCGCGCCAATTACATGCGCGGTCTGGACATGATCTCACTCTGCTCGGCCCAATCGGGACATTCGGGCGGAACTCTATCAATGATGGATATATTGTCGTGCCTTTATCTTAAGGTGGCGCGACACGACCCCAAAAATCCGCATTGGGAAGATCGGGACAGAATTATCTGGTCCGCCGGTCATAAGGCTCCGGCGTTGTATATTTCCCTGGCGGCGTCGGGATATTTTCCCGAAGAAGAACTGGCCAAACTGAGAATGCTGTATGCTCCTTTCCAGGGACATCCGCACCGCAAGGATTTGGCCGGTGTTGAAATTTCCTCCGGCTCTCTCGGCCAGGGGTTTTCGGTGGCGGTAGGGAACGCGCTGGCCGCTAAATTAGATAAAAAGAATTACAAAGTTGTCGCCATAACCTCCGACGGCGAACATCAGGAAGGATCGATGTGGGAGGCGGCGATGGAAGCCGGTAATTTTAAATTGAACAATCTGATAAATATCATTGATTTCAACCGTCTCCAAATTGACGGTACCGTTGAAGAAGTCCAATCAATCGAGCCGTTCGCCGACAAATATCGGGCTTTTAAATGGGATGTTATCGAAATTGATGGTCACAATCATGAACAAATTCTCGACGCCTTAAATAAGGCCTGGAACTCCAAAGAGAAGCCGACTTTGATTCTTGCCCGCACCATAAAAGGGAAGGGCGTGAGTTTCATGGAAAATGTAGTCGGCTGGCACGGCAAACCGCCTAACAAAGAGGAAATGACCAAGGCTCTTGCTGATCTAAAATTGAGTGACAAGTTTGATATTAACAAATTTTTCAGCGTCGGCAGTGAATGGCAGACAAAAGTCGAGAAAAGACTTGAAGCCAAATTGCCGAAATTCAAGAAAGATTACTGGTGGAACAAGCAGTCCAATATGAAAGTGGATATGGACCCCACCCGCAAAGGCATGGGACGGGCTTTGGACGAGTATGGCAATGATGAACGAATTGTCTGTATCGGCGCCGATATTTCCGATTCCATTACCATTTCCGATTTTTATAAGAAACACCCCGAACGCAAAAATCGCTGGATATCGGTGGGCGTTGCCGAGCAGGGTGGGACGACTGTCGCGGTCGGTTTGGCCAAAGAGGGGAAAATCCCGGTATTCGGCACATATGGAGTCTTTTCATCGGCGCGCAATCTTGATCAATTACGGGTCTCAATCTGCTACGGTGATTTCAATGTCCTAATTGTCGGGGCTCACGGGGGAGTGTCCGTAGGTCCGGATGGCGCCACTCATCAGGAACTGGAGTCACTATTTCAAATGTGCGGCCTGCCCAATATGAATGTGGCAGTACCGGCCGACTCCGTTGAAACCAAGAAGATGACAAAAGCCATGTTATTTGACATAGTCGGACCCAAGTACATTAGATTCGCCCGCGAAGCGACGCCGATCGTTTCTGACGAAAATACTCCATTTAAGTTCGGTGTTGCCAACGTCTACCGTTTTCGGGGCGAGAAGGAGAGTTTCAAAGACGCCTTTGAGGTCAAGCTTTCCACCGATTACAAATCGGAAAACGAAGATCTTACCATAATTTCCTGTGGCCCGGAAACGCCGGAAGCTCTCAGAGCCGCATGGATTCTGAAAGCCGATTATGGATTGGAAACTCGTGTCATTAATTTGCATACCGTGAAACCGATGGACAAGCAAGCCGTACTTAAGGCCGCCAAAGAGACGGGAGCAATTATAACGGCTGAGGAACATCAGGTCGGCGGACTTGGCAATCAAATTGCCGCCACAGTTCTCGAGGAAATGGGATCAGTCGGAAAATCTTTACCATTCGGAATGGTGGGAGTCAAGAACAGGTTTGGTGAGTCCGGACTTCCCTGGCAACTGGTGAAGGAGTTTGAGGTTTCGGCAGAGTATATTGCCGATAAGGCCCGTAATCTTCTTAACTTGAAATAA
- a CDS encoding Aspartate/tyrosine/aromatic aminotransferase codes for MAPSWEINMKYAERLKRLGTETAFEVLVRAKGLEAKGMEVIHLEIGEPDFDTPKHISEAGIKAIRDGYTHYNPAAGFPEIRKIISDEINKTRGIKSNPNQVVITPGGKPIIFFTIMALVDEGDEVIYPNPGFPIYESVIEFLGAKAVPIPLREENDFRLDVKELRKLVTPKTKLLIINSPQNPTGGVLTHADLEEIARIAREHDIWILSDEIYSRIIYEAKFESVSQFVPERTIILDGMSKTYAMTGWRLGYGIMEEKLASWISRLCTNDHSCTAAFSQIAMGAAITGPQDDSQAMVAEFKRRRDVIVEGLNKIKGFSCKKPLGAFYAYPNVQGTGWKSKELADYLLDNFGVAALSGTAFGHLGEGYMRFSYANSVENIKKALAKIEQGVASLKH; via the coding sequence ATGGCACCGTCATGGGAGATAAATATGAAATACGCTGAAAGATTAAAGAGACTCGGAACCGAGACCGCATTTGAAGTCTTAGTGCGGGCCAAGGGGCTTGAAGCAAAGGGGATGGAAGTTATCCATCTCGAAATTGGGGAGCCTGACTTTGATACTCCAAAACATATATCAGAGGCAGGTATCAAAGCCATTCGTGACGGTTATACGCATTATAATCCGGCCGCAGGATTTCCCGAAATCAGGAAGATAATTTCCGATGAAATCAATAAAACTCGCGGGATAAAGTCCAATCCCAATCAGGTGGTCATAACTCCCGGGGGTAAGCCAATAATTTTCTTCACAATTATGGCTCTGGTCGATGAGGGTGATGAGGTTATTTACCCCAATCCGGGTTTCCCAATTTATGAATCAGTGATCGAATTTTTGGGGGCGAAAGCGGTTCCTATACCGCTTCGCGAGGAAAACGATTTTCGGCTCGATGTCAAAGAGCTGCGCAAGTTGGTGACGCCCAAAACCAAACTGCTGATTATTAATTCTCCCCAGAATCCGACCGGCGGTGTGTTGACTCACGCCGACCTCGAAGAAATAGCTCGAATCGCAAGGGAGCATGATATTTGGATTCTCTCCGACGAAATTTATTCGCGGATCATCTATGAGGCCAAATTCGAATCGGTGTCTCAATTTGTGCCGGAGCGCACCATTATTCTCGATGGTATGTCCAAGACTTATGCCATGACCGGCTGGCGATTGGGCTACGGAATCATGGAAGAGAAATTGGCCTCGTGGATTTCGCGTCTATGTACCAATGATCATTCTTGTACCGCCGCTTTTTCCCAGATTGCGATGGGGGCGGCTATTACCGGTCCGCAGGATGATTCTCAAGCAATGGTCGCAGAGTTCAAGCGTCGCCGTGATGTCATTGTAGAGGGCTTAAATAAAATCAAGGGATTCTCCTGCAAGAAGCCTTTGGGCGCTTTCTATGCTTATCCCAATGTCCAGGGTACCGGGTGGAAATCAAAGGAATTGGCCGATTATTTGCTGGACAACTTTGGAGTAGCCGCTTTGTCGGGCACGGCGTTCGGTCACCTTGGAGAAGGCTATATGAGATTTTCATATGCTAATTCCGTTGAAAATATAAAAAAGGCCCTGGCCAAGATTGAGCAGGGGGTAGCAAGTCTCAAGCACTAG
- a CDS encoding putative TonB-dependent receptor (Evidence 3 : Putative function from multiple computational evidences), with translation MNRKIFASVFLIVLALAFVLPQYIFAGTVGKISGKVINEETKEPLPGVAVSLVGTKMGALTNEEGEYYILNVPAGNYTIQAQLIGFAPVQVTNTQVTPDLTTYTDFSLSKKALELGKTIVVRAERPLVIKDKTTSVAITSGAELQQMPVRGYDQVVGLQNSVVRMNSNVDIRQRGARESLASAPEINLRGGRPSEVAYYVDGFSQQDPLTGISTASIANNAVEEVSVTSGAFDAEYGNVASGIVNVITNSGTDKYHAKAELASDNIANPFGYDSFDQNWYSADVSGPIPGMKKAYFFLSGERRWFGDRTPSKITKDLYQEFGVDKFYNLKEPQRLPNNTLDGYSFQGKLDFDLTQNIKLALMGNGSRDRWQEYRHYYMNPRFTDEIKHLPRYDDKNLGLNAKITHTLSPQTFYNLSASYFMTERTRGDGVWFDNTARYKRALTNPRYDTYNLFRQGDSVFASDLNPSIPKGSEADTFVTFYESYWNNFMHRKSSYIGFKGDITSQIGRSHTVKAGFEYQRHTLRYYENFDATLQQLLYTNVNNYGFDSLGNETDALDFKSSTKHPINLGLYVQDRFEWSSFILKAGLRFDLFDYKALRLRDVNRPFDPDNTGSSTLDRSDLTSTRKFYRASPRLGISFPVSDKTQFYFNYGQYYQRPDLTNLYASYNFLAARITAGSYYPFPSPDLGPEKTTQYEFGLTHQLGDMVAMGVAAYYKDVEDLTQIFHQNAIPRAFDYYANTDYGTIKGVDFNLTMKRTHNIALDLKYSLSYANGTGSYSQSAFNIAWKNPQGGFAKQTAPLDYDQRHSIIGIIDIRTGKGEGPLLGNIRILENTGLNAVIQAASGLPYTPMQIYDGVSPNAAVQQIPTGPINSANMPWTFNIDIKLERTFYYKNYRFVPYIWVRNLLNRENVVGVYEGTGKANTSGYLESAEGQTRDIASGGEFGYRYRFEENDPKNYLNPRMIICGLRMAF, from the coding sequence TTGAATAGAAAGATATTCGCTTCAGTTTTTCTGATAGTCTTGGCATTGGCATTTGTACTCCCGCAGTACATCTTTGCCGGGACCGTCGGCAAGATATCCGGGAAGGTAATTAACGAGGAAACGAAAGAACCACTTCCCGGTGTCGCCGTATCGCTGGTCGGCACCAAAATGGGTGCCTTGACCAATGAAGAAGGGGAGTATTACATTTTAAACGTCCCGGCCGGGAATTACACCATACAGGCCCAGTTGATCGGTTTTGCTCCGGTGCAGGTGACAAACACTCAGGTTACCCCCGACCTGACAACGTACACTGATTTTTCACTTTCGAAAAAAGCTCTGGAATTGGGCAAAACAATTGTGGTTAGGGCGGAACGGCCGCTGGTAATCAAGGATAAGACCACCTCGGTTGCTATCACATCGGGTGCCGAACTGCAACAGATGCCGGTCCGGGGTTACGATCAAGTGGTCGGACTGCAGAATAGTGTGGTCCGGATGAATTCCAACGTCGATATTCGTCAGCGCGGCGCCCGCGAATCGCTAGCGTCGGCTCCCGAAATAAACCTTCGCGGCGGTCGTCCCTCGGAGGTGGCTTATTATGTCGACGGTTTTTCTCAACAAGATCCTCTGACAGGTATATCCACAGCCAGCATCGCCAATAATGCGGTGGAAGAAGTGTCCGTTACTTCGGGCGCCTTCGACGCCGAATATGGCAATGTGGCGTCAGGTATTGTCAACGTCATCACCAATTCCGGTACCGATAAGTATCACGCCAAAGCGGAATTAGCAAGTGACAACATTGCCAATCCCTTCGGCTATGACAGTTTCGATCAGAATTGGTATTCGGCCGATGTCAGCGGACCGATCCCGGGAATGAAGAAGGCGTATTTCTTCCTCTCCGGCGAGCGGCGCTGGTTTGGCGACAGAACACCCTCAAAGATTACCAAGGATTTGTATCAGGAATTCGGCGTTGACAAATTCTATAATCTCAAAGAGCCGCAGCGTCTCCCGAATAATACTCTTGACGGGTATTCTTTCCAGGGAAAACTGGATTTTGATCTGACTCAGAATATCAAATTGGCCCTTATGGGAAATGGCTCCCGCGACAGATGGCAGGAATATCGCCATTATTATATGAACCCGAGATTCACCGATGAAATCAAGCATCTGCCCCGGTATGATGACAAGAATCTTGGCCTGAACGCCAAGATCACCCATACGCTGAGTCCGCAGACCTTTTACAATTTGAGTGCGTCTTATTTCATGACGGAAAGAACTCGCGGAGATGGAGTCTGGTTTGATAACACGGCAAGATATAAAAGGGCGTTGACCAACCCCAGATATGATACCTATAATCTCTTCCGGCAGGGGGACAGCGTTTTTGCCAGCGATTTGAATCCCAGTATTCCCAAGGGATCCGAGGCCGACACCTTCGTTACTTTCTACGAATCGTATTGGAACAACTTCATGCATCGCAAGTCCTCATATATCGGATTCAAGGGTGATATAACCAGCCAAATAGGTCGTAGTCACACTGTCAAGGCCGGTTTTGAATATCAGAGACATACCCTGAGATATTATGAGAATTTTGATGCAACGCTTCAACAGCTCTTATACACCAATGTTAATAATTATGGATTTGACAGTCTGGGGAACGAAACGGATGCTCTGGATTTCAAGAGTTCTACAAAGCACCCAATTAATCTGGGGCTTTATGTTCAGGATCGATTTGAATGGAGTTCCTTCATTCTCAAGGCGGGTCTAAGATTTGATTTGTTTGATTACAAGGCCTTGCGGCTGCGTGACGTGAACCGGCCCTTTGATCCGGATAATACCGGGAGCAGTACTCTTGACAGAAGCGATTTGACCAGTACCAGGAAATTTTACCGAGCCTCGCCGCGTTTGGGCATTTCTTTCCCTGTAAGCGATAAGACGCAATTTTATTTCAACTATGGCCAATATTATCAACGTCCGGATTTGACAAATCTATACGCTTCATATAATTTTCTTGCGGCACGTATTACCGCTGGATCTTATTACCCATTCCCAAGCCCGGATTTGGGCCCGGAGAAGACCACTCAGTATGAGTTTGGTCTCACCCATCAGCTTGGCGATATGGTCGCCATGGGCGTGGCCGCTTACTATAAGGATGTTGAAGATCTGACTCAAATCTTCCATCAAAATGCCATTCCCAGGGCATTTGATTATTATGCGAATACCGATTACGGAACTATTAAGGGTGTCGATTTCAATCTGACCATGAAACGGACCCATAACATCGCCCTTGATCTGAAATATTCGCTCAGCTATGCCAATGGGACCGGATCGTACTCGCAATCGGCTTTTAATATTGCCTGGAAGAATCCGCAGGGAGGATTTGCAAAACAGACGGCGCCTCTCGATTATGACCAGCGCCATAGTATCATCGGCATTATCGATATCAGAACCGGAAAAGGTGAAGGCCCGCTTCTGGGCAACATTCGCATTCTTGAAAACACCGGCTTAAACGCCGTAATCCAGGCCGCCAGCGGTCTGCCGTATACACCGATGCAGATTTATGACGGTGTCAGTCCGAACGCCGCCGTTCAGCAGATTCCGACGGGGCCGATAAATTCAGCGAATATGCCCTGGACGTTCAATATTGATATCAAGCTTGAACGGACTTTCTATTACAAGAATTACCGGTTCGTTCCCTACATCTGGGTGAGGAACCTGCTTAATCGCGAAAATGTGGTCGGGGTGTATGAGGGAACGGGCAAGGCAAATACATCCGGTTATCTGGAGTCGGCTGAAGGCCAGACTCGCGATATTGCCAGCGGCGGAGAATTCGGTTATCGCTACCGTTTCGAAGAGAATGACCCCAAGAACTATCTCAATCCCAGAATGATAATCTGTGGATTGCGGATGGCTTTCTAA
- a CDS encoding conserved exported hypothetical protein (Evidence 4 : Unknown function but conserved in other organisms) has protein sequence MIKIKLFVVLIVLLLTVPLAAAPPSGWTNFLPDKPLKPAIIDNTTFIDANNIFMFVTNHGNYGRDLSGYFGYDYGTWFPYTSIPDIIAGRDPSPYYAGGLWIGAIDSATGQTRVTIAEYSDEYVPGPMSGGTFEVDRPEFKVYKLYAESLMTNPNQTYLDYMQYAVPLGAPIPWVIDTLVDTLVSPPDTTIDTIPYILGDQMCWAVFNDANPSQHSNNSGSTLPLGVEVRQTTFSFNREDALGNVIFFRFQVFNKGNNVLRNLYFSAWNDPDLGGAGDDFVGCDTNLSIGFVYNSNNNDQYYGSTPPSLGIDFFQGPLLFTGNDADTAKMWNTKWPGYKNMGMTSFNKYINGTDPRDNFESYNYMRGLTKEGNIYIDTSTGLPTTFQLSGDPVAGKGDLDVSPADRRMMLSTGPITFRPGDSTEILTAMVIGRGGDRLSSVSVMKYFDRFAQSAYDVDFKLAKPPASPIVTAAPLNKTIVLSWTDTSEVVPGDYQFQGYTVYQGESGNGPWHRIANFDVVDGVALILDEVLDPLTGALESRGVKFGTDNGISYNFVVQQDYINGGELNNLTEYFFRVEAYSYDPAQTPKTLTAANRDQIVVEPWDQPAGTHLQANATDTLPVTHATGLSDGIVNVEVLDPTVFNGHTYRLTFQDTTVMDRYGNTVNTVWNLYDVTDAKWVLRYQTNQTGNNDYYVTDGFLVRVTGPSTAGIKPDDLYTTDDSTKWGWKIPAGTRRWTWANGAGFEFEGFEGALGWVALDEVFASTTGKVGVTETKNVLLKLATVDSVGNFSTDDPNVSYGYRYGRGFTAPPAQPSFAAHMINTTGSGYAFQDFAKTIPLSAWDIDVNPPQRLTLGYLENNAEHGLVDGIYFPAPSDTLAAYDLDNTDAAAPREFLFIFPNAYSETPDPEFQGDLLNSPNTPTMYWGTFNRRVSAVPYSPDSSGEDQFLIIPSKINSPLDTFTFVVPAPTHTANNVDLDKITAVPNPFYLFSGYDPNPGSNLLKFHHMPTKCTITIYNLAGDLIRTIRKDDQTPIATWDLLTEQGLPVASGIYIYVVDAPGFGQKIGKVAIFVESEVLKIY, from the coding sequence ATGATAAAAATTAAACTTTTCGTAGTTTTAATAGTGTTACTTCTGACGGTACCGCTAGCGGCGGCCCCGCCGTCGGGATGGACCAATTTCCTTCCGGACAAACCGCTTAAGCCTGCCATTATTGATAACACGACGTTTATTGATGCTAATAACATCTTCATGTTTGTTACCAATCATGGCAACTACGGCAGGGATTTAAGCGGATATTTTGGCTATGATTATGGGACCTGGTTCCCGTATACGTCGATTCCGGATATCATAGCCGGCCGTGATCCATCGCCATATTATGCCGGGGGTTTGTGGATTGGAGCCATAGATTCGGCTACCGGCCAGACCCGAGTAACCATTGCGGAATATAGCGATGAATATGTCCCCGGCCCCATGTCGGGAGGCACATTTGAGGTCGATCGGCCGGAATTCAAAGTCTATAAGCTTTACGCGGAAAGCTTAATGACGAATCCCAACCAGACCTATCTTGACTATATGCAATATGCGGTGCCGCTGGGAGCGCCCATCCCGTGGGTCATTGATACTTTGGTTGACACCCTGGTTTCCCCGCCGGATACGACCATTGACACCATTCCGTATATACTCGGAGATCAGATGTGCTGGGCGGTATTCAATGATGCTAATCCGTCACAGCATTCAAATAATTCTGGGAGCACCTTGCCCCTGGGGGTCGAGGTCCGACAGACGACCTTCTCGTTTAATCGGGAAGACGCTTTGGGGAATGTGATTTTCTTCCGGTTCCAGGTATTCAATAAAGGAAACAATGTATTAAGGAATCTTTATTTTTCGGCCTGGAACGATCCGGATCTGGGCGGGGCAGGAGATGACTTCGTCGGGTGCGATACGAACCTGTCTATTGGTTTTGTATATAATTCCAATAATAACGACCAGTATTATGGTTCGACTCCTCCCAGCCTTGGCATAGATTTTTTCCAGGGTCCGCTCCTCTTTACGGGAAATGATGCCGATACGGCGAAAATGTGGAACACCAAGTGGCCCGGTTATAAAAACATGGGAATGACCTCATTTAACAAGTACATCAACGGCACCGATCCACGCGATAATTTTGAGAGTTACAATTATATGCGGGGATTGACAAAAGAGGGAAATATCTATATCGATACCTCCACCGGTCTTCCCACCACGTTCCAGCTCAGCGGCGATCCGGTTGCGGGAAAAGGCGATCTTGATGTTTCGCCAGCCGACCGCCGAATGATGCTCAGCACGGGACCTATCACATTCCGGCCGGGCGATAGCACTGAAATTCTTACGGCCATGGTGATTGGACGAGGCGGTGACAGATTATCGTCAGTTTCTGTGATGAAGTATTTCGACCGGTTCGCTCAGTCGGCCTATGATGTCGATTTCAAGTTAGCCAAACCGCCGGCCTCTCCGATTGTTACCGCGGCGCCTCTCAATAAGACAATTGTCCTTTCGTGGACAGACACCTCTGAGGTGGTCCCCGGAGATTATCAGTTCCAGGGATATACCGTATATCAGGGGGAATCGGGCAACGGGCCGTGGCATCGAATAGCCAACTTCGACGTAGTCGACGGGGTAGCGCTAATTCTTGATGAGGTTCTGGATCCGCTCACCGGCGCCTTGGAGTCCAGGGGAGTGAAATTCGGCACCGATAATGGAATTTCCTATAATTTTGTTGTGCAGCAGGATTATATCAATGGCGGGGAACTGAATAATTTAACGGAATATTTTTTCAGAGTCGAGGCATATTCATATGATCCCGCTCAGACCCCCAAGACCTTGACAGCGGCCAACCGTGATCAGATAGTTGTGGAGCCGTGGGATCAGCCTGCCGGAACTCATCTACAGGCGAACGCCACAGATACACTTCCTGTGACGCACGCGACTGGGTTATCAGATGGGATAGTTAATGTAGAGGTGCTGGATCCGACGGTCTTTAATGGACATACTTACAGGCTCACTTTCCAGGATACGACTGTCATGGATCGGTATGGGAATACCGTTAATACCGTGTGGAATTTGTATGATGTTACCGACGCCAAATGGGTATTGAGATATCAGACAAATCAAACCGGAAATAACGACTACTATGTAACTGATGGATTTTTGGTAAGGGTTACAGGCCCGTCGACTGCGGGAATAAAACCTGATGATCTGTATACCACCGATGATAGCACCAAATGGGGCTGGAAAATTCCAGCCGGCACAAGGCGCTGGACTTGGGCGAACGGAGCCGGATTCGAATTTGAGGGGTTTGAAGGTGCCCTTGGCTGGGTAGCGCTTGATGAAGTCTTCGCTTCGACTACCGGGAAAGTAGGGGTAACGGAAACCAAAAATGTCCTGTTAAAATTGGCCACCGTTGATTCAGTGGGCAATTTCAGCACAGACGATCCAAATGTATCTTACGGTTATCGTTATGGCCGAGGTTTTACTGCGCCTCCGGCTCAGCCGAGTTTTGCGGCTCATATGATCAACACCACGGGCAGTGGTTACGCTTTTCAGGATTTTGCCAAAACTATTCCGTTGTCGGCATGGGATATTGATGTTAATCCACCGCAGCGCCTTACCTTAGGATATTTGGAGAATAATGCCGAGCATGGCCTTGTAGACGGAATATATTTCCCGGCGCCAAGCGATACTTTGGCGGCCTATGATCTGGATAACACCGACGCGGCGGCACCGCGGGAATTCCTATTCATCTTTCCAAATGCATATAGTGAGACTCCAGATCCCGAGTTTCAGGGTGATCTTCTGAATTCGCCCAATACTCCAACAATGTATTGGGGAACATTTAACAGAAGAGTGAGCGCTGTTCCTTATTCTCCCGACAGTTCAGGAGAGGATCAGTTCCTTATCATCCCTTCAAAGATAAATAGCCCTCTGGACACATTCACTTTTGTGGTCCCGGCTCCGACTCATACAGCCAATAATGTAGATCTGGATAAGATAACGGCGGTGCCGAATCCGTTCTACCTGTTCAGCGGCTATGATCCCAATCCGGGGAGCAATCTGCTGAAGTTCCATCATATGCCGACTAAATGTACCATCACCATATACAATTTGGCCGGAGATTTGATCAGAACCATCAGGAAGGACGACCAGACGCCGATTGCGACCTGGGATCTGCTGACGGAACAGGGTTTACCGGTGGCATCCGGTATCTATATTTATGTGGTAGACGCTCCGGGATTTGGTCAGAAGATTGGCAAAGTTGCTATCTTCGTGGAATCCGAAGTTTTGAAGATCTACTAA